In Tiliqua scincoides isolate rTilSci1 chromosome 16, rTilSci1.hap2, whole genome shotgun sequence, the DNA window ttctgagctgtctgtgacagatcaggagagagatcttggggtggtggtggacaggttgatgagagtgtcgacccaatgtgcggcggcagtaaaggggaccaattctatgcttgggatcattagaaaaggtattgagaacaaaacagctaatattataatgccgttgtacaaatcaatggtaaggccacacctggagtattacgtccagttctggtcgccacatctcaaaaaagacatagtggaaatggaaaaggtgcaaaagagagcgactaagacgattatggggctgggacaccttccttatgaggaaaggctatggtgtttgggcctcttcagcctagaaaagaggcgcctgtgggaggacatgactgagacaaaattatgcaggggatggacagatgctctttacactctcacataacaccagaaccagggggcatcaactaaaattgagtgttgggagagttaggacagacaaaagaaaatatttctttactcagcgtgtggtcggtctgtggaactccttgccacaggatgtggtgacggcgtctggcctggacacctttgaaaggggattggacaagtttccggaggaaaaatccattatgggttacaagccatgatgtgtatgtgcaacctcctgattttagaaatgggctgtgtcagaatgccagatgcaagggagggcaccaggatgcaggtctcttgttatctggtatgctccctggggcatttggtgggccgctgtgagatacaggaagctggactagatgggctgttcctatgttcttacctTTCTGTCAGCTTCAAAGATGTTAATACCATGGATTGGAACAAGTTTAAATGAAAGAGATATCCGTGCAATACAGTATGCCAATGCACGGAGCTTTAACCAAACACTGAAAACTATTAAATCACTCCAAGAAGAGATTGTACAAGTTCGCCAGGTGCCAACCCAAAACCGTGTTGCTTTGGACCTGATCCCAGCTTCTAAAGGAGGAATTTGTCCCCTATTTGGTACCCAGTGTTATGTGCACTCCTCAAACTTCTCAGTGAAAGCAGAGGACAATATTAGGCACCTAGAGAGCCTAATAGTCCAATATGAGGGAGTCTATAAAACAAGGGCACGCTTAGTGGAATTGGCTCCCCAGATAGGGAGGGTGGCTGAAGGGAATCTtagcagtggctgctgctgtcttATTAATATTTGTAGGCTGCTGTTGTTGCATTCAGTGCCTATCTGCCTGCCTGTCAATTTTGCTTAGCATAAAGCACAAGCCAACACAAGTTTCTACATATGTTCCACAGACTGCTGGCCTGAGCAAAGTAAATTCTCACTCATCAGAGCGCTATATTACTATGCAGCAACTTTAGGGTGAGAGCGTAGGTCCCCAGAATCAAATCATTGGGACCCACGCTCTCAAGCAGGGGAAACTGACACCTGTGTACCTGTCTCAGacccttctctccttccaaagcaagaacctgtagcaaccatcaatacagagtAACAGAGAGGGAGTAGAAAGGAGCAAAGACAGGAAAGAATGgatttaggggaaagcttaaaacttactgctttgctaaTCTTATCAATGACAGACCCTtttttgctgacaagttaacaaAGGTGCCTAAAACCGCAAGCCAGACATATCCTTCAGACACTTATAAAATTAGAAAAAGCAAACATACTCAAAATGGTCAAAGACAAGACTACTTCCCTTGAGAAAGTGCGGAGGGGGTGAGTGcatgagagggacaaagtggAAAGTTACCAGACAAGTTCCCTTTCTGGGAGACGCTTAGTTTGCATCAcgactgaaatgtataaaaattgtgtCCCACCTGACTGAAGGTGCCTTTTAGATTTGAGCTGCAGCTCCCAAGGGCCGCACGCAtaccttgctgaaacaataaatagccttcatagccttcacctttcagtgtcttgcttatttggtctcagcagcactggacagaacCCACTCCTGCctaccaactggctctgcccttcaGGGCAGGGATACGacaggatcattagaaaagttattgagaacaaaacagctaatagtataatactgttgtacaaattgatggtaaggccacacctggagtattgtgtccagttccggtcgccacatctcaaaaaggacatagtggaaaaggtgtaaaagagagtgactaagatgattattgggctggggcaccttccttataaggaaaggctgcagcgtttgggcctcttcaacttAGAAAAGAGGCGTgcgagggggggacatgattgagacatacaaaattatgcaggggttggacagagagatgctctttacactctcacataacaccagaaccaggggacatccactaaaattgagtgttgggggagttagagcagacaagagaaaatatttctttactcggcgtgtggtcggtctgtggaactccttgccacaggatgtggtgacggcgtctggcctggatgcctttaaaaagggattggacaagtttctggaggaaaaatccattatggggtacaagccatgatgtttatgcgtaacctcctgattttagaaatgggctatgtcagatgcaagggagggcaccaggatgaggtctcttgttatctggtgtgctccctggggcatttagtgggccactgtgagatacaggaagctggactagatgggcctatggcctgatccagtggggctgttcttacgtacTTAATGCCTACAAGAGACTGCATTGGAACAACtaactacagcaggggtgctcacacttttttggcttgagagctactttgaaacccagcaaggcccggagatctaccaggggggaaggaagcatctgacagacacccgctttaatgtatggagcccctgctggagtctagtcagtttcgtcagttttgttgctgcatgcctgaagagcagctagagtgtcagtttcagtgtcagtttagtgtcagctaaatatgtcagtttcgtctagtcactagacgaaactgacatattaacagtttggagagacagggctccttgatctactcattttgccttgcgatctaccggtagatcgcgatccacctattgagcacccctgaactacagTGTATAGATAATACTTGTATTACTTACATTCATCCATTGTCTCTAAcccaggggtggacaaacatcttggcaggagggccacatcatctctccgacactgtggtGAGGGCTGGGGGAAGAGAATTAATTGACATATATGAATGGATGAGTTGTACTGAGCTTACTTATCATACACCGGAAGACCAGAATACCAGCATGTAGAGCCACATCCACGTCTTGCACCCTGAAAACATACAGCCCCAGCCAGAAACACGTGCAGACATATTCATTGCAGCTTTGTGATTTCTTTGCAGGATGAGGGCCCTGGAGATACAGTTGCAGGACCTTCTTAGAAGCCTTGCAGACAAACTAGGCTTGgaaaaagccccctccccaaatctcccACTTAACAGGGGAGCCtggcccccccccactgccaccagctcCAAGTTCCCCTGGTCAGGAGCAGAGAGACAGATGTGTGGAAGCTGacggggcagagaccagggcagagAGACCAGCGCAGTGCCTCTGGCAGGGGCGCGAAGCAGCTGGTCTGATTTCAGCCAAGGGGGTCCTGATCCTGGGATGCACTTATGCGGGAGGGCAAACCACGAGGCTGGATGGGATTCCTCGCGGGGAGGCTGCAGGGCTGGGCACACCTCCCTGGGAAGGGTTCCCcattggctgggctgggctcgCGAGTAAGCCCATTGGCTGGGCTTACTCGACTTGCGAGTAAGCGCCCACTTGAGGTTGCCACCCTGcatgcacttacccaggaggtaGCCGCGTGGGGGCAGAGGATGGGGGTTTTCTTGCGAGTGGTGGGCGCTGGGGGGGCTGCACCCCCTGGGAGAAGCCTTTCATGGGTCAGGAAGGGATTACTTGGGAGTAGGTGCATCCATGCAGAGGATTATGCCCTCTCCCAGGGCTCAGCCCCCCCtttgccggggtgtgtgtgtgtgtgtgtgtgtctttctttcCCATCTGTGCCTGGAGAGGCTGTCAGGACCTGAACCCAGAACCTACAGTTCATCAAGTGCTTAACTACTGAGTAAGGGGGCCCCTCTCCTCAGATTCCCCTCCACTGCAGCCTTGGGGAAGCTTAATTTGGGAGGTGAACTGTGATTTACTTTGGAGTAGGCTGTGAAGCTCGAGTGGGGGGGGTGACCTTGGTTTTTGGACCCTCCCTCCACCTGGCCTGCCTTGCAGGTTTGCAGCAAAGATAACATGAACAAAAGACCCCCATCCACTGACCTGAAGTCCTCGGATGGAGGACAGGAGACTCAGGTCAACTGCCATCCCGTTGACTCAGGAGCAAACCCTGCCGAGTTCAAGTCTCTATTCCCCGCCTCTCACTTTCCTACCTCCAAATCCATATGGGCTGGGAAAATGGGGGTATGACAGGTTGAACCCTTTTGGGTGTCAGATTTGACCAGGGACCCTTCGTTCCTCACCCTGCAGtgactcataagaagagccctgctggatcaagcccagggcccatctagtctagcttcctgcatctcacagtggcccaccagatacttcagggagcgcacaagatggcattctgctgccctcccttccatctggtcatccttcctccaaggagctccaaaGGTGACACGCATGGTTCCTGCCCtgtggatgaggtctcttgttatctggagtgctccctggggcatttggtgggccgctgtgagatacaggaagctggactagatgggcctatggcctgatccagtggggctgttcttaacaaccctgtgagatacaTGAGGCTAAGAGGTAGTACTAGTCATGACCTGGAATGAATATTAAtaaaggccagaaaataaatgcggTAAAgaccagggctcttcttatgtagaaGCACAACACTTGTTGATGTAAATTTGTGAGCGGGCAGCCGGAAACAGGACACCTTCAGGGAGACAAAGGTGGAGAAGGGGGATGAATTCAGGCCATCAGCAGAGAGGGGTTAGGTGGAAGAAGAGGCCTTGGAGAGTCAAGAAGATCCCAAAGCAGACAGGGAGACCAGTGTAGAGATCTGACGGTCAGAATGGGGCCCGAGCAACTTCATAGGTGGTAATTTCTAGCAGGGGGCAAAAAAGAAAGACGCTGCCCTTGCAATTGTGGGATTCACCTTTTGTGGGCTTTTTTGGTTGGCAAAACACACTACAAAACCTCTTATTAACTTCTGGTCACTCGCTAGAGCTACACCGGAAGCCAGGTGGTTGGTTCAGACTCAGGGTGGCACTGCATTTATATTTTATTACAgtttccagaattttttttaaaacgacGCTATGCACCTCGGGTCTTTTGAGAGGCAAAGTGTCCATTTAATAAAACGTAACATTCAAATGTAGCATTAAAGGTAACACTAAACTTGCGCAGGCTGTGCTTGTTGGGTGCGCAATAAAGACCCCCCCCATTTGCCGTGAGACTCTTACCAgtgtttacagtaagtataagtttattttaaatacatttttttaaagaaccctTTAAATCCTCCCAAGCTATTGTtgacctgtttaaaaaaattctgcaaacatcccaaaggctgaaaaatcctatccacatgtatAGAATAAGCCCTTAAAAGCATGTCCTTAGTAGCTCGTTAAATGTATAGATCTgtcaacctttccccaaatgcagtcactttgACAGCATCATCTAATATACTGGAAATAAAATACACCGTGAAATGAACCGAGACCCATctggaattggcttgtgacccacctagtgggtcccgaccgacagtttgagaaacatagtCCCTGTGCTGTGGACTTGAGCAGGAATATACATCCCTATTTCAGGCAGGTAAAGCCTTCaaacacctgcctgcctgcttggtaAGCTGCCCTCTTATACCTCCCCCTCTGATAAAAATCCCCAGTTGCCAACACTAACTTTGATAGCTATATGGAACCTCTCTATTCAGGTGCAATCTACCTCTGCCTGCCAGATGGTGGAGAAGCAAGTTTGCAATGGGGTGACGCTTCTCTCGACCACCCCCTCCCTAACTTGGATAGCTGTAAAATGGGATCAGGCAGGCACGGAGATTCTAACCAGGCTTCCCATTTGTCGCAGTCCCTCTGCCCCTGCATGTGAATAATGACTTCTGCAGGAACAACACACCAAGAATTGCAGGCTGCCCAATGGACTCTGTTACACCGAGATATCTGTGTGAAGAGAGACCTGGAAAATCAAGGCCTGGCACAGAACATGGAGCAAAATCTGGACCAATTTTATTTCTGTGGAGTAGGGCAGTGTACTGGATGCAAAGCAGTTCAGCCCATTCGCTTCTTTGGAGAGTTGCAGGCTCTCTCTTGGTAGGCTCAGGCAgcttttaaaaaggggattggacaaattcaggaAGGTTGGCCAATGGCTGTTGGGCAGGATGTCTCAAGGGAACCTCTCTGTCCAGGGCAGTCTACCTTGGAGTGACCAGTATTggtaggtctggtctagagggtagagcctccattgcctgaagattaacatccacaaggtcgccagttcgaggccactggcaccgtgcgaccttgaagcagctggcaagctgcagctgagctgttccatctgctcggagcatgggaggatggaggccagaatgttaaaccagatcggagtgtaacaccttgaatgtagtggttcttgaaagaaagaaccttctttcaatttgtaaaaatccctgcgtggatttaataagcctgcctatgtaaaccgccttgaataaagtcttgaataaagaccaagaaaggcggtatataaatactgtatattattattattattattattattattattattattatattaggtGGCAGCAACAAGAGAGGGTTATCTTCATGCTTGACTTATGAGCTTTGCACAGGGACGTGATgggtcttgccccccccccctctttgaTCAAATTCAGCAGGGTCCTTCTGGTGTTCTAATCTTCTGAACACCCAAGCAACAAAATGGAATAAAACCCAATTCTGTAAAGTTCTGGTCCAAGGGGTAAGGAGGGTGTGCAGCTTGCGCCGGAGGGACGATGACAACATGCGGAGCCCATGCTGAGATGACAACTTGTCTTCTATGAGGGGGATTTACTGGCGCCATCTCTCGCAGCAAAGCATTTTGGGAAAATACCCACGCTTCCGTCGCAGCGGCCTTCCAGCCATTCTTCATTCACTGTGAAAACACAAGCCAGGCACGGCAACGCATGAGTTTGCCAGGAAAataaaacaagcttttatttggCAAAGAGTTCCCGACTCTGGAATTgtttattacagtgtttctcaaacttgggGTCACGAGcgcatttcaagtgggtccctattcatttcaatattttatttttaatatagcagacttgatgctcccatggtatgcgactgcatttggagaaatgtgacagacctgtactttgaacaagctactatatatatgcttttaacaatgatagtcagtgggacttactcctggataaatgtgggtaggagtgtagcctaggattgtgaaaaattttcctgtttgatgatgtcacttctggccatgacatcacttctggtgggtcctgacagattcttattccaggaagtgggtcccagtgctatatgtgtgagaaccactcatTTATTAGCTTTAAGGTTATTTTAGGAAGATACAGCTATTAACAGAGTCATTTGAAAACCATGTTAttctctttactcagaagtaagcccattgtattcagtaagacttagtctgtaatcctatcttactcactggaaacaagcacctcttcagtggttcccaaattgtgggtcaggacccactggtggatcgcaGCCCAAAGGAGCATGGAAAGagcaaataactaattgcctcaagccctgtgactattgaaaaatcagacacTTTAGCTGCAAATTGCCCTACAAAGAGCTTTGCAAGATAGctactaattgccctgcaaggagcaccaggatgaggtctcttgttatctggtgtgctccctggggcatttggtgggctgctgtgagatacaggaagctggactagatgggcctatgacctgatccagtggggctgttcttatgaggtcctgcagtttgcaagcatgtgtaaatatagagagatttAAGAGAGACCCTTAAACTTTAAGGGTCTTTTTCTGAATATTattacttatgaatgaatgaaattttatttctttctaaatctcctttggaaaaaaaaaaaaaaaagtctggtaaacgtaggtgggtcctgatagtgttttttaaaaagtgggtccggatagtgttttttaaaaagtgggtccgggtacTAAAAAGTTCGGGAATCACAGATCTAGATAATTATTACTCTCGCCTATTTTGTATACCACTTTGGTTTCTTAAAAAGCAGTCTAAAAATCAAACCAGTGCATCCAGAAATAAAAGCAGGGCTTCTCTTTTGCCTCCCCCCAGTGTCTGTTTTCAGAAGGGGCTTGCATTTGggtaagatggggggggggagaattgagacacttgtggatttcattaagggtcACTCTACCACCTCATCTTCCCACCCCCCCAATTCAAGCAGAAGGAACCAGATGCGAAGGGAAAAGAGAGGACCCTTTTGACAGACGCCTCGCAAAGGGACATTCTCCCTCCTGTGCTAGAAGCTGAATTGGCCGAGATCTCCTCCTTATACCGGAGTTGTTGCTTAATAAAGGGCTGTGCCACCCCAGCAGCCACCAGTGCTTGAGAATCAAAAAATAAGCTACCTTCAGAGAGGATGTCCAACTTGTCGCCTTCCTTGAAATTCAGGTCCTCTGGTCCCTGCGCCGTGTATGAATGGCGTGCCAGCATCTGGTAGAGCACGGGTCTGTTTGCACTGGTACCTTGGCTCTTTGGAACacacaaaacagtttgaatctTCAAtgctctgtgcgtgtgtgtgtgtgtgtggcttcacATCTTTCTTGTTAGTGCCAGATTTGGGGGGGCCCTGGGGTGAAAGAGGATCCCCCAGCCCAGAGCTGGAAACCGATCACCTACCTGGCTCCAGAGGGTCAGATGTCTGCCTTCTGCTCCTTGCCAGACATTCCTCAGCTCTTCATCACTGTGAATCAGGGTCAATTCATTGCTGCCTGGAGACTTGTACCTGCCGTGGGGCCAGGACAAAGCCATGAGCAATGTctcatctcttttttttcccctttgagaaATTCAGCTGGCGAGGCTTCTCCCATCTCTGCAACAGCATGGTGGGGCAGAACTTCACCAGTTGGATTTCTACCTATCACAAAATAGTGCAAGGCCCTTCGCAAGACTCATTTGTTGATGTGGAGGGTAGGAGGGTGAAGGCACCTACCCCAGGGTCATCTGCTGTGCCTGCCGGTGGCATTCCTCTTGCAACAGGGCCCGGAGGTCAGACAGAGACGGGGCTATGCTCAGTTTGATGTTCATGACGTAGGACCCATGGACCTTCAGCAGAATGGGATCGCCATCACTGCGTGGGTCTTCCCGCTGGGTTGGAGGGATGTCCTCAAGAGCCAGGGAGCTCTGGGAAGATGGAGCACAGTAAGGTCTTTGAAACAGTGCAGAGCAATAGAGGGGTTTCATAGGCTTCAAGAGGGTGGGGTGAAATGAGTGAGATCTGTCAGTGCTATCGGTTTCAAAGTAGGAATCGGTCACAGAAGCCAGCACTATAACAGAGGCATGTATTTGCTGACACATTTATACCCTCCTTTATgtccctgaagggcattcaaagcagcttacaaatataaaattgcattaaacaaacaaacattgaaATCTCCTAAAAAGCCAATAAGACAACCTTAAAAATATCCCATTAAAAAGCCAAGAACAAGAAAAACACTAAACATCCCATTCAAAGCCAAGAACAAGAAAATCATTTAAAGTTGATAAACATTTAGAGTTGATTTTGTTGCTGTTGCATTGTCTTAATGGTGGtttttttggggcgggggggggggaagaatgtcAAGATAAGCTCCTGCAATTCAAAATTCACCACTCTGTCTCTGTTCAGGACAAAATCCCCCAGCCGTTCCcgatttggtttttttaaatataaaactggTGTGTTTTCTCACTTAGAAAAATGATAAATTACGATTGCACAAGGTAAAAACATAAAGATTTGTAGGGCCTCTGTTGGAGGGGGTTTGCTTCCTTTAATTTTTAATAGCATTCGGTGTTatagggggggacgggacaggaaaGGAATGAGGAAGGCCTCCTCACCTAGCTGACTAGGCAAGATTTTGCATCCAGCTCTGGTAAACAGAATTGGTAAGGAAGAAATTCAGCATAGAATCCTGCAGAGGCAGATTCTGTAAACATCTTATTGGAAGCAGTAGGCCAAAAGCTTGGGCTGTAGGCCAAGCCCTCTTTGAGAAGTATCTTGGGTCACTGCCTGGTCTCTGTGACCGCAGTTCATCAGATATGACAACCCTATTGGATGTACGAGAATCTCGATACGCACTAGAGCTCTTCGAATGACTCAACTGTTTATTTCATACTATTGAAAGAGcctagtgcaaaaaaaaaagggggggggagctttgaTTAGTTAGGGGAAATACCCCACAAATAACTCATTTGAAAATTGTCTCTAGTCTAGCAGACGCTGAAGTAGATTGAGTAAGCCAACCATTCACATAAGATTCTGTGGCAAAAGAGACTGTTTCTCCATATCTCTCACATGGATCATCTCACCCTGAGGCCTTTGCAGTAGctaaaagcagcatttctcaaactgtgggtcaggatccacttggtgggctgggacccaatttctgatgggtcccacagagcctccaatgaaaacacgggtgatgAAAAGGTTGGCTAACTCATTCCTTCAAACCTTAAGGCTCTTCatttagggctgcctcattaacgAGAAACGGATCAAGTTTTTTTTGCAAGCCTGTCTATGCGGCCATCGCTCAAGGGATTTTTGTAGGACTGAGATATTTGCTAGGTGACAGCAGTGAGAGCGTCTCACCTCCAAGGCTCTTCCAGAGTGGGTGCTGTTAGCGTCCTCCTGATCTATTTTTCTTTCTGCCAGttctgcaaagcaaagcaaatctATTTCATGTCATTGAGATGCCACCGTTCCTTCAGGGGACATCCTGAAATGAAATGATAGCCATTGGAACAGAGAAGTCCCTGTTCAAATAAGCCATAGGAATACACTGGATTTCCAAATAGCTTCTGAAATGCATTAAAGCAGGGGCAGAAGGAAGACTGGGGTCTATTCTGTCACATTTCCTGGAGACGTGGAGCGCCTTGGTTCAGTTAAGTTCTACAATCCTTTCTGCCCCATATCAACCCACCCATTTCCAGCTTGTGGCTGACCTGGGAGCTGCACCTTTTGTCTCTCATGGAGCTGGCTGGGGGCCACTTTTCCGGGTGGCAGAGGGAGGCCTGGACCAACTTTCTGTGAAAAGACAGAAGAGGTAGCTTTGCAACTTGCCTGGTGTCTTGCCACTCTCCTTGCAGGGCGGGCAAGACCAGGAGGTGGCAAGGAGCTACAGCTGCTTTGCAGGTAGGCAGACCCCAAATTCAATTCCTCAGATTCTCCAGGCAGGGTAACTTGGGAAAGACCCCTCTATGAAGCCCTGCAGAGACACGTCAGTCAGGGTGGACAATATGTGAACTTCTGACTCTGTACTTACCCGCCTCTCGTTGAATCCTGTGGTGTGGCTGTTCAGGCCAGCTGATGAGGCCTGAAGGGTACTGGCAGTTTTGAGGCCATTCTCCTCAGGGGAATATGGGGCTGTGAGGCCAAGGGAGCCATGGTCACCTTtgctggggaggaagaggaagcgtGAGCAAGTTGTCCTGCAGCAACACTGTTTTGGTTTCACATATGGTTTtgatcctggttggcaaccttcagtctcgaaagactgtggtataagtctacagcacctagtattcccaagcggtctcccatccaagaattaaccaggcctgaccttgcttagcttccgagatcatggtataagcctacagcacccggtattcccaggcggtctcccatttaagtactaaccaggcctgaccctgcttagcttcccagatcatggtctaagcctacggcacccggtattcccaggcggtctcccatgcaagtactaaccaggcccgaccctgcttagcttccaagatcctggcaccttctgcatgcatcCCAGACCCCTGAGGCTCTATAGCTCTCTTGTGGCTAACATTCACTGATGGGTTTCTCCTCTTCCATGGATTTACCTATGGCTCCTGAACCCTGGGGAGTCACAGCACAGAACTTTCAGAGCTACCAGCTGCCAGGAAGCTGCTCAACTCTAACTGCCCTTGAAGCTGTCAAGGCGGCTGGCCAACACCACCAAGCTTTGCCTAGCATGGGCAGGCGGTAAGCAAGGAACTCACACCTGTGGAACATCGTCAGTCAACGATGCCAACTAAACGCATAGGAGCATGTCGACCAAAGCCCAGGCAATTCAATGCTAAAGTTGGCAGCTTTGAAACACAGCCCTTCCCGTCTTGAAGTAGGATAGCTGCTTGTGGTTTCCGCACATCAAGCCTGAGTGACGCTCACCGCATGCACTGGCCAGCAGATGGCAGCACATCCATGCACTTTGGGAAGGTTGGTGAGGGCAAGAAAATTAAGTTCCActcattttatcagggggtacaaagtttcttttgggtcccttccaaaTAGGAGAGGGGggtcaaaacagggtgggggaagggtggtgatggaatggggtggggaagggatgaaacagggtgaggggagggtggctaCAGCTAGAATGGTCTCTGAGCCCAGATCTTCCTGCCAGTTGGCCCCGGttccatcttttgctctccatgAGGCCAGCCGAGATCCCagggaatttctgggccccctcctttggctcccagccccccttttgatcctggcTCTAGGTGTAATTTACCCCCTGAACCCCGTTCTCACGAGCCCTGGACACAGCCCCAGAATTGCTACCTGGGACGCTTTTATCAGGCCATGCCAGGGATGAATGGGTGAGCATTTGCTAGGCCACTGAGCTGGGAGAAAGCACTCCAGCAAACTGCGGTAGAGGAAGCTGCCCTCATATTGAGTCTATCCTGTCAATTTCTTCTGGGTTTGTCTAACAGGGGTTCTTGGGGCCAGAGAGGCTGTCGTGGGCTGAGCCTGCAATCTTTGAATGGTTAGACGGAGCCTCCAGTGACAGTCTACCTCTGAGTACCAGCTCATGGGGAGCGACAGAAGAGGACAGCAGGCCTTTTCGCCCAGCTGGGGGGTTTCCAGTAAAGCATCAGGTCAGCTGGTAGGCAGGATGGCTGTACTAGATCACTTTGATCTGATCGAGCAGGAATCTTTGGAAGCAGCACATTTTTTCTGGCTGACAGTTGGTCCCTCATGGTCTCATCTCCACCCTTTTTGGTGG includes these proteins:
- the NOXA1 gene encoding NADPH oxidase activator 1, with the protein product MAYRELVKEWHRGVLALEKGNWESALRIFGCIENPSSKIDFNIGCVHLRAFERTVSKDRCLAVGFYQRGYVCLRLERYEEALNDFRLALTHLRKNACIDYKQLGLKVVLCVWEVLYNTAAAHCRLGNWQDAWQTLEEAIGQDPKGQNPHLDGALERVQKQVFLEPRSIPQGEFFRPQKKDVDELESKDFLGQPKVISSAFEDDTESGFPRVQQSQGSSKPGEDPSSKGDHGSLGLTAPYSPEENGLKTASTLQASSAGLNSHTTGFNERRKVGPGLPLPPGKVAPSQLHERQKVQLPELAERKIDQEDANSTHSGRALESSLALEDIPPTQREDPRSDGDPILLKVHGSYVMNIKLSIAPSLSDLRALLQEECHRQAQQMTLGYKSPGSNELTLIHSDEELRNVWQGAEGRHLTLWSQSQGTSANRPVLYQMLARHSYTAQGPEDLNFKEGDKLDILSEVNEEWLEGRCDGSVGIFPKCFAARDGASKSPS